From the Roseibium salinum genome, one window contains:
- the hisA gene encoding 1-(5-phosphoribosyl)-5-[(5-phosphoribosylamino)methylideneamino]imidazole-4-carboxamide isomerase gives MILFPAIDLKDGQCVRLKLGDMDQATVFNDNPGAQAKAFEDQGFEWLHVVDLNGAFAGESVNGTAVDAILAATAKPLQLGGGIRALDHVETWLAKGIARVILGTVAVRDPDLVKEACRKFPGKVAVGIDAKGGHVAVEGWAETSELTAVDLAGRFEDAGVAAIIYTDIDRDGVLKGLNIPSTLDLARSVSIPVIASGGLASIDDIHRLLEPDCAILEGAISGRALYDGRLDPKEAMDLIRAQRSKAS, from the coding sequence ATGATCCTCTTTCCCGCCATTGACCTGAAAGATGGCCAGTGTGTCCGTTTGAAGCTTGGCGACATGGACCAGGCAACCGTGTTCAACGACAACCCCGGCGCCCAGGCGAAGGCTTTCGAGGACCAGGGGTTCGAGTGGCTGCATGTGGTCGACCTGAACGGCGCTTTTGCCGGCGAAAGCGTCAACGGGACTGCCGTTGATGCCATTCTGGCCGCGACAGCGAAACCGCTTCAGCTCGGCGGCGGGATCAGGGCCCTGGATCATGTCGAAACCTGGCTCGCGAAAGGCATCGCCCGGGTCATTCTCGGCACCGTTGCCGTCCGCGATCCCGATCTGGTGAAGGAGGCCTGCCGGAAGTTTCCGGGCAAGGTCGCCGTCGGCATCGATGCCAAGGGCGGCCACGTTGCGGTGGAGGGCTGGGCGGAAACGTCGGAGCTCACCGCTGTCGATCTTGCCGGAAGGTTCGAGGACGCGGGCGTTGCCGCGATCATCTACACCGATATCGACCGCGACGGCGTCCTGAAGGGCCTCAACATACCCTCGACGCTGGACCTGGCCCGGTCCGTCTCCATCCCGGTCATCGCCTCCGGCGGCCTCGCATCGATTGACGACATCCACCGCCTGCTGGAACCGGACTGCGCCATCCTGGAAGGCGCCATTTCCGGCCGGGCACTTTATGACGGGCGGCTCGATCCGAAAGAAGCGATGGATCTGATCCGGGCACAGCGGAGTAAAGCATCATGA
- the rocF gene encoding arginase codes for MNVVRREIVLVGAPVNDGAGQKGCVMGPDAYRTAGLGETLKALGHSVTDHGNVRLVHPGNVAPPNPVLRNYETYIGWTRALHAKAADLGSSPVFPIYLGGDHSMAAGTVSGQARAAAAQGRPLFVLWLDAHSDFHTLDSTASGNLHGTPLAFLCGLSGFDDLLGAPLEHPVSPENVEIMGVRSVDDAEREMLIGLGVGVSDMRRIDESGVGTLLTPFLDRVREANGLLHVSLDVDFLDPEIAPAVGTTVPGGATFREAHLVMEMLHDSGLVTSLDLVELNPFLDERGKTARLMVDLTGSLFGRRVFDRPTRSF; via the coding sequence GTGAACGTGGTCAGGAGAGAGATCGTTCTGGTGGGCGCGCCGGTCAATGACGGCGCCGGTCAGAAAGGCTGCGTCATGGGGCCGGATGCTTACCGGACCGCGGGATTGGGCGAGACGCTGAAGGCGCTGGGCCATTCGGTCACCGATCATGGCAATGTCAGGCTCGTTCACCCGGGAAACGTGGCTCCGCCCAATCCGGTCCTGAGGAACTACGAGACCTATATCGGCTGGACCCGGGCTCTTCACGCCAAGGCGGCGGATCTCGGCTCTTCGCCGGTTTTCCCGATTTATCTCGGCGGCGACCACTCGATGGCGGCCGGTACCGTATCCGGCCAGGCCAGAGCCGCGGCGGCGCAAGGCCGGCCGCTCTTCGTGCTCTGGCTCGACGCCCATTCGGATTTTCACACCCTGGACAGCACCGCCAGCGGCAATCTTCACGGGACACCCCTGGCGTTTCTGTGCGGCCTGTCCGGCTTCGACGATCTGCTCGGCGCGCCGCTGGAACACCCGGTGAGCCCCGAAAATGTCGAGATCATGGGCGTGCGCTCTGTCGATGATGCCGAACGCGAGATGCTGATCGGCCTCGGTGTCGGTGTCAGCGACATGCGCCGCATCGACGAATCCGGCGTCGGCACCCTGCTCACGCCGTTTCTGGACCGGGTCCGCGAGGCCAACGGTCTTCTGCATGTCAGCCTGGATGTCGATTTCCTCGACCCGGAAATCGCCCCGGCCGTCGGCACCACCGTGCCGGGCGGCGCCACTTTCCGCGAGGCGCATCTGGTCATGGAAATGCTCCATGACAGCGGCCTCGTCACCTCGCTCGACCTGGTTGAGCTCAACCCGTTCCTGGATGAACGCGGAAAAACCGCGCGCCTGATGGTCGACCTGACCGGCAGCCTCTTCGGCCGCCGCGTCTTCGACCGTCCGACAAGAAGCTTCTAG
- a CDS encoding Lrp/AsnC family transcriptional regulator, which yields MDDLDLRLISLLRHDGRRSVSDLAGDLKVSRATVRARMEKLVDTGEILGFTAVLRDDWRDLPIRAVTLVVVDGHNTGPVTRSLSAMTEIRAIHTTNGKWDLVLDIATRDLAAFDDALNRIRLIEGIAGTETNLLLTTRKGPAVSASEFKDAVR from the coding sequence ATGGACGATCTGGATCTCCGATTAATCTCGCTGCTGCGTCATGACGGCCGCCGTTCGGTGTCCGATTTGGCAGGTGACCTGAAGGTCTCCCGGGCGACCGTGAGGGCCCGAATGGAAAAGCTGGTGGACACCGGGGAAATCCTCGGCTTCACGGCCGTTTTGCGCGACGACTGGCGCGACCTGCCTATCCGCGCGGTCACCCTCGTGGTGGTTGACGGGCACAATACCGGGCCGGTGACGCGCTCCTTAAGCGCGATGACGGAAATCCGCGCGATACACACCACCAACGGCAAGTGGGACCTGGTGCTCGACATCGCCACGCGCGACCTTGCCGCGTTCGACGATGCGCTGAACCGGATCCGGCTGATCGAGGGGATCGCAGGCACGGAAACCAACCTTCTGCTGACCACGCGCAAGGGGCCTGCCGTGTCCGCAAGCGAGTTCAAGGACGCGGTCCGTTAG
- a CDS encoding DUF1330 domain-containing protein: protein MSKGYWIARVDVHDPDNYPKYVETAKPAFERFGANFLARGGKTNAIEGPGRARNVIIEFPSFQHAVDCYNSPEYQEAVKIRQQYADGEIVIVEGT from the coding sequence ATGAGCAAAGGATACTGGATTGCGCGTGTGGACGTGCACGATCCGGACAATTACCCGAAATATGTCGAGACCGCGAAACCGGCCTTCGAAAGGTTCGGGGCGAACTTCCTGGCCCGCGGCGGCAAGACCAATGCCATCGAAGGCCCGGGCCGCGCGCGCAACGTCATCATCGAGTTTCCGAGCTTTCAACACGCCGTCGATTGCTATAACTCGCCCGAATACCAGGAAGCGGTCAAAATCCGCCAGCAATATGCCGATGGCGAAATCGTCATCGTCGAAGGAACTTGA
- the pyrF gene encoding orotidine-5'-phosphate decarboxylase, whose protein sequence is MPTSPFAPQSARDRLMLALDFPTVGEAEALVNRTDGKVGVYKIGMELQFAGGLEFARELAEDGKRIFLDVKLHDIDNTITRAVRNVARMGMTFMTVHGYPKTMRAAVKGLEEEGNPNLCLLGVTVLTSMDEDDLAAAGYRGPLAEVVEARARDARAARMGGIVCAATEAEKMQSILGDDLVIVTPGIRPAGSDAGDQRRVMTPADAISAGSDFLVVGRPISRADDPGAAADAVVAEIEAALG, encoded by the coding sequence ATGCCGACCAGCCCGTTTGCCCCGCAATCCGCACGCGACCGCCTGATGCTTGCGCTGGATTTCCCCACCGTCGGGGAAGCGGAAGCGCTTGTGAACCGGACGGACGGCAAGGTCGGCGTCTACAAGATCGGCATGGAGCTGCAATTCGCCGGCGGCCTTGAATTTGCTCGCGAGCTGGCCGAGGACGGCAAACGGATCTTTCTGGACGTCAAGCTGCACGATATCGACAACACCATCACCAGGGCTGTCCGGAACGTTGCCAGGATGGGCATGACCTTCATGACCGTTCACGGCTATCCCAAGACCATGCGCGCGGCGGTGAAGGGGCTGGAAGAAGAAGGCAACCCCAATCTCTGCCTGCTTGGGGTAACCGTGCTCACCTCCATGGACGAGGACGATCTGGCCGCCGCCGGATATCGCGGGCCGCTTGCCGAAGTGGTGGAGGCGCGGGCGCGCGACGCCAGGGCGGCCAGAATGGGCGGCATCGTCTGCGCGGCGACGGAAGCGGAAAAGATGCAGTCGATCCTGGGCGACGACCTGGTGATCGTGACCCCCGGCATCCGGCCGGCGGGCAGCGATGCCGGCGACCAGCGACGGGTGATGACGCCCGCCGACGCGATCAGTGCCGGCAGCGACTTTCTGGTCGTCGGCCGCCCGATCAGCCGGGCGGACGACCCCGGCGCCGCGGCCGACGCGGTTGTCGCCGAAATCGAGGCCGCTCTCGGCTAG
- the coaA gene encoding type I pantothenate kinase: protein MDQKVATALEMDLSPYMVFTERQWARLRADTPMTLSEHEVSQLQGLNAPMSMEQVETIYLPLSRLLAFYAEATISIHQATQSFLGTRDGKTPFIIGVAGSVSVGKSTTSRVLRELLARWPASPKVDLITTDGFLYPNAILEAEGLMSKKGFPESFDRPRLLKFLSDIKAGRRHVRAPVYSHFYYDVMPGNSVTIDRPDILIVEGLNVLQTRELPKDGRAVPFVSDFFDFSVYIDADEDLLLKWYVDRFMRLRETAFRDPGSYFHKYSHISDEEAVITANRIWNEINLVNLRENILPTRPRADLILTKDDSHRISKVALRKV from the coding sequence ATGGATCAGAAAGTCGCCACGGCCCTGGAAATGGATTTATCCCCCTACATGGTGTTCACCGAGCGCCAGTGGGCCCGGCTGCGTGCCGACACACCCATGACGCTGTCGGAACACGAAGTTTCGCAGCTCCAGGGCCTGAACGCGCCGATGTCCATGGAGCAGGTCGAGACCATCTACCTGCCCCTTTCGCGCCTGCTCGCCTTCTATGCGGAAGCCACGATCAGCATCCATCAGGCCACCCAGAGCTTCCTGGGCACCCGCGACGGCAAGACGCCGTTCATCATCGGCGTCGCCGGGTCGGTCTCCGTCGGCAAGTCGACCACCTCGCGTGTGCTGCGTGAGCTTCTGGCCCGCTGGCCGGCCAGTCCGAAGGTCGACCTGATCACCACCGACGGGTTTCTTTATCCCAACGCGATCCTGGAAGCCGAAGGGCTGATGAGCAAAAAGGGATTTCCGGAAAGCTTCGACCGGCCGAGGCTTCTGAAATTCCTGTCGGACATCAAGGCCGGCCGGCGCCACGTGCGGGCCCCGGTCTATTCGCATTTCTACTATGACGTCATGCCCGGCAACTCGGTCACCATCGACCGGCCGGACATTCTGATCGTCGAGGGCCTCAACGTGCTGCAGACAAGAGAATTGCCGAAGGATGGCCGGGCCGTTCCGTTCGTCTCCGACTTCTTCGATTTCTCGGTCTATATCGATGCCGACGAGGACCTGCTGCTGAAATGGTATGTGGACCGTTTCATGCGTCTGAGAGAGACCGCTTTCCGCGATCCCGGATCCTATTTCCATAAATATTCCCATATTTCCGACGAGGAGGCCGTGATAACGGCGAACCGGATCTGGAACGAGATCAACCTCGTCAACCTGCGCGAAAACATCCTACCGACACGGCCGAGAGCGGACCTGATCCTGACCAAGGACGACAGCCATAGAATTTCCAAGGTCGCCCTGCGCAAGGTCTAG
- a CDS encoding DUF2628 domain-containing protein, protein MGTYIVMAPPEYEDLTGDPRQTDRLEFVPDRFSFLAFLFSLVWLLFHRMWLVFLGYLALTLAIELLALSVSSQVVGTLALLVSLLFGFEAQALRRWSLERKGWRMIGIADGSGRAEAEMRFLNKAARHMPEQKPQTHRPRPAPTPIIPRIGSEQVVGLTLGPETRQ, encoded by the coding sequence ATGGGCACCTACATCGTGATGGCACCGCCCGAATATGAAGACCTGACGGGAGATCCCCGCCAGACGGACAGGCTTGAATTCGTGCCGGACCGCTTCTCGTTCCTGGCGTTCCTGTTTTCGCTCGTCTGGCTCCTGTTTCACCGCATGTGGCTGGTATTCCTCGGCTATCTTGCCTTGACCCTTGCCATCGAACTGCTGGCACTGTCCGTCAGCAGCCAGGTGGTGGGTACCCTGGCGCTGCTGGTGTCGCTTCTGTTCGGCTTCGAGGCGCAGGCCCTGCGGCGCTGGTCGTTGGAGCGCAAGGGCTGGCGCATGATCGGCATCGCCGACGGTTCCGGCCGGGCGGAGGCTGAAATGCGCTTCCTCAACAAGGCAGCCCGGCACATGCCGGAGCAAAAGCCGCAGACGCACCGGCCGCGTCCGGCTCCAACCCCCATCATCCCGAGGATCGGCAGCGAGCAGGTCGTGGGCCTGACGCTCGGTCCGGAGACCCGTCAATGA
- a CDS encoding phosphoribosyl-ATP diphosphatase, whose product MTKFTLDDLDAIIAARAKSADETSYTRKLVNKGVAKCAQKLGEEAVEAAIAAVREDRQELTAEAADVLYHLLVVLNVSEVPLDDVMKELGRRTGQTGLEEKASRPQE is encoded by the coding sequence ATGACCAAGTTCACTCTGGACGATCTGGACGCCATTATTGCTGCACGTGCGAAGAGTGCGGACGAGACGTCCTACACGCGCAAGCTCGTCAACAAGGGCGTTGCCAAATGCGCACAGAAACTGGGAGAGGAGGCGGTTGAAGCGGCGATTGCCGCAGTCAGGGAAGACCGGCAGGAATTGACGGCAGAGGCCGCTGATGTGCTGTATCATTTGCTGGTGGTTCTAAACGTGTCCGAAGTTCCGCTTGACGATGTTATGAAGGAGCTTGGCAGGCGTACGGGACAGACCGGACTTGAAGAAAAGGCCTCGCGGCCGCAGGAATAA
- the hisF gene encoding imidazole glycerol phosphate synthase subunit HisF — protein MTLKARVIPCLDVKDGRVVKGVNFVDLVDAGDPVEAAKAYDAAGADELCFLDITASHEGRDTIYDVVRRTAEACFMPVTVGGGVRTVEDIRKLLIAGADKVSINTAAVKNPDFVREAAEKFGAQCIVVSIDAKQVNEPGEPEKFEIFTHGGRTATGIDAVEFARKVVELGAGELLVTSMDRDGTKSGYNIALTRAIADAVPVPVIASGGVGTLDHLVEGIRDGHATAVLAASIFHFGEYAVQEAKHYMSDAGIPMRLDA, from the coding sequence ATGACCCTCAAAGCCCGCGTCATTCCCTGCCTGGACGTGAAGGACGGCCGTGTCGTCAAGGGCGTCAATTTCGTCGATCTGGTCGATGCCGGCGATCCGGTGGAAGCGGCCAAGGCCTATGACGCGGCCGGGGCCGATGAGCTGTGTTTTCTGGACATCACCGCAAGCCATGAGGGCCGGGACACGATCTACGACGTGGTCCGGCGCACCGCCGAAGCCTGCTTCATGCCCGTGACCGTCGGCGGCGGCGTTCGCACGGTCGAGGATATCCGCAAGCTCCTGATCGCCGGGGCGGACAAGGTGTCCATCAACACGGCGGCGGTCAAAAACCCGGATTTCGTGCGCGAAGCGGCCGAAAAGTTCGGTGCCCAGTGCATTGTCGTCTCCATCGACGCCAAACAGGTCAATGAACCGGGCGAGCCGGAAAAATTCGAGATCTTCACCCATGGTGGCCGCACTGCGACCGGCATCGACGCGGTGGAGTTCGCCAGGAAGGTGGTCGAACTCGGCGCCGGCGAACTGCTTGTCACCTCCATGGACCGGGACGGCACCAAATCCGGCTATAACATCGCGCTGACACGGGCGATTGCCGATGCCGTGCCGGTTCCCGTGATTGCCTCAGGCGGTGTCGGCACCCTGGACCATCTGGTCGAAGGCATTCGCGACGGCCATGCGACGGCCGTGCTTGCCGCCTCCATTTTCCATTTCGGAGAATATGCCGTCCAGGAGGCCAAGCATTATATGAGCGATGCGGGCATACCCATGCGCCTGGACGCCTGA
- the hisH gene encoding imidazole glycerol phosphate synthase subunit HisH has translation MTIAIIDYGSGNLRSAEKAFERAARAHAHMPDVIVTADPERVLKADRVVLPGVGAFADCKRGLWAVEGMPEALEETVRRQGKPFFGICVGMQLMASRGLEFETVEGLGWIDGDVTAMKLSDPSLKIPHMGWNTIDVRPEGHPVFAGIETGPDGLHAYFVHSYHFACANEADRLATFDYGGPFTAMVAKDNMIGTQFHPEKSQRLGLELIANFLDWNP, from the coding sequence ATGACAATTGCAATTATCGACTACGGTTCGGGCAATCTGCGCTCGGCGGAGAAGGCATTCGAGCGCGCGGCCCGCGCTCATGCCCATATGCCGGACGTGATCGTCACCGCCGATCCGGAGCGGGTCCTGAAGGCCGACCGGGTGGTCCTGCCGGGCGTCGGCGCCTTTGCCGACTGCAAACGAGGCCTGTGGGCTGTTGAAGGCATGCCCGAGGCTCTGGAGGAAACCGTCCGCAGGCAGGGCAAGCCGTTCTTCGGCATCTGCGTCGGCATGCAGCTGATGGCAAGCCGGGGCCTGGAATTCGAAACCGTGGAAGGTCTCGGCTGGATCGACGGCGACGTGACGGCGATGAAACTCTCCGATCCGTCCCTGAAGATCCCGCATATGGGCTGGAACACCATCGATGTCCGGCCCGAGGGCCATCCGGTGTTCGCCGGCATCGAAACCGGGCCGGACGGCCTGCATGCCTATTTCGTCCACTCCTATCACTTCGCCTGCGCCAACGAGGCGGACCGACTGGCGACGTTCGACTACGGCGGACCCTTCACGGCAATGGTGGCGAAGGACAACATGATCGGCACGCAGTTCCACCCGGAAAAGAGCCAGCGCCTCGGCCTGGAGCTGATCGCCAATTTCCTCGACTGGAACCCGTAG
- a CDS encoding NAD-dependent succinate-semialdehyde dehydrogenase, whose translation MPLQSINPATGETRETFEEISAEDVRKAIEEANAAWKDWRRRGIAERAHMMRKAADILREGARDYGRLMSEEMGKPIAQAVAEAEKCAWCCDYYADNAGMFLAPEIVETGHRKSLVTFKPLGVILAVMPWNFPFWQAFRFAAPSLMAGNAAVLKHASNVPACALATEDVFRKAGFPENLFRTLLIGSGAVDEVIEDPLVRAVTLTGSGAAGRAVASKAGGALKKTVLELGGSDGYLVLEDADIAFAAETAAKGRLINSGQSCIAAKRFIVHESVRAAFEEAFVEEMRKAKMGDPLSEDTTIGPMARRDLRDALHRQVEDSLAKGANCLLGGSVPEGPGAYYPPTVLSGVKPGMPAYDEEMFGPVAAVISVADEAEAVKVANDTVFGLGGGIFTRDLERGERLAREAVEAGSVFVNATVQSHPKLPFGGIKESGYGRELSHYGIKEFVNIKTVVVSDGSAPETPSAQSE comes from the coding sequence ATGCCTCTCCAGTCGATCAACCCCGCGACGGGCGAAACCCGCGAAACCTTTGAGGAGATCTCCGCCGAAGATGTCCGCAAGGCGATCGAAGAGGCGAACGCTGCCTGGAAGGACTGGCGCCGCCGCGGGATCGCCGAGCGGGCCCACATGATGCGCAAAGCCGCCGATATCCTGCGCGAGGGTGCGCGCGACTACGGACGGCTGATGAGCGAGGAAATGGGCAAGCCCATTGCCCAGGCGGTTGCGGAGGCGGAGAAATGTGCCTGGTGCTGCGACTACTACGCCGACAACGCAGGAATGTTCCTCGCGCCGGAGATCGTCGAAACGGGACACCGCAAGAGCCTTGTCACTTTCAAGCCTCTGGGCGTCATCCTGGCCGTCATGCCCTGGAACTTCCCGTTCTGGCAGGCGTTCCGCTTTGCCGCTCCCTCCTTGATGGCCGGCAATGCCGCGGTGCTCAAGCATGCCTCCAACGTTCCGGCCTGCGCACTCGCAACCGAGGACGTCTTCCGCAAGGCCGGATTTCCGGAAAACCTCTTCCGCACGCTGCTGATCGGCTCCGGCGCCGTCGATGAGGTGATCGAGGACCCGCTCGTGCGCGCCGTCACGCTTACCGGCAGCGGCGCGGCCGGCCGGGCGGTGGCGAGCAAGGCCGGAGGGGCCCTGAAGAAGACCGTCCTCGAACTCGGCGGCAGCGATGGCTATCTCGTGCTCGAGGATGCGGATATCGCCTTCGCCGCGGAAACGGCGGCCAAGGGCCGTCTGATCAACTCCGGCCAGAGCTGCATCGCGGCCAAGCGCTTCATCGTGCATGAGAGCGTTCGCGCCGCCTTCGAGGAGGCCTTCGTGGAGGAAATGCGCAAGGCAAAGATGGGCGACCCCTTGTCGGAGGACACCACCATCGGTCCGATGGCGCGCCGCGACCTGCGCGACGCGTTGCACCGGCAGGTGGAGGACAGCCTTGCCAAGGGCGCAAACTGCCTTTTGGGCGGCTCCGTTCCGGAAGGGCCGGGCGCCTATTATCCGCCCACCGTGCTCTCCGGAGTGAAGCCAGGCATGCCGGCCTATGACGAAGAGATGTTCGGGCCCGTGGCCGCCGTCATCTCGGTTGCCGACGAAGCCGAGGCGGTCAAGGTGGCCAATGACACGGTTTTCGGGCTGGGAGGCGGCATTTTCACGCGGGATCTCGAGCGCGGCGAGCGCCTTGCCCGCGAAGCGGTCGAGGCCGGCTCCGTGTTCGTGAATGCGACGGTGCAATCCCATCCCAAACTGCCCTTCGGCGGCATCAAGGAGAGCGGCTATGGCCGCGAGCTTTCGCACTACGGGATCAAGGAATTCGTCAATATCAAAACGGTCGTGGTGTCGGACGGAAGTGCGCCTGAAACGCCCTCGGCGCAAAGCGAATAA
- the hisB gene encoding imidazoleglycerol-phosphate dehydratase HisB: MRTASVSRDTKETRISVEINLDGTGAYDVKTGIGFFDHMLEQLSRHSLIDINVRAEGDTHIDFHHTVEDTGIALGQAITSALGDMAGITRYADTHLAMDEALTRCALDVSGRPFLVWDVTFDRDKVGDFDTELFEEFFRAFAMNAGITLHIANLYGSNCHHIAETCFKAVARTLRKAVEIDPRQADRIPTTKGQLGG; encoded by the coding sequence ATGCGCACAGCGAGTGTATCGCGCGATACCAAGGAAACCCGCATTTCCGTCGAAATCAATCTGGACGGCACGGGCGCTTACGACGTCAAGACCGGTATCGGCTTTTTCGACCATATGCTGGAGCAGCTGTCGCGCCATTCGCTGATCGACATCAACGTCCGCGCCGAAGGCGATACCCATATCGATTTTCACCACACGGTGGAGGATACCGGCATCGCGCTGGGGCAGGCAATCACCAGCGCGCTGGGCGACATGGCGGGCATCACCCGTTATGCCGACACGCATCTGGCGATGGACGAAGCCCTCACCCGATGCGCGCTCGACGTTTCCGGGCGGCCGTTTCTTGTCTGGGATGTGACCTTCGACCGGGACAAGGTCGGCGATTTCGACACCGAACTCTTCGAGGAGTTTTTCCGGGCATTTGCCATGAATGCCGGGATCACCCTTCATATCGCCAATCTTTACGGTTCAAATTGCCACCATATCGCGGAAACCTGCTTCAAGGCGGTTGCCCGCACGCTGCGCAAGGCGGTCGAGATCGACCCGCGGCAGGCGGACCGGATTCCAACCACCAAGGGCCAGCTTGGCGGCTAA
- a CDS encoding ornithine cyclodeaminase produces the protein MTVTPINLNPSDLAYVPFVSVDNMMRNVRAVGVEAFMRGLAEYIEQDFLRWESFDKKPRIPAHAPQGVIELMPTSDGKTFGFKYVNGHPGNTSSGLQTVTGFGVLANLTTGYPVLFTEMTILTALRTAANSALAAKYLAPKGSKTMAIIGNGAQSDFQCLAFKELLGITDIRAYDIETGASLRLARNLADSGLNVTICKTPEDAIEGAQIITTVTADKKSATILTDNMVGAGVHINAVGGDCPGKTELHRDILLRSDIFVEFPDQTHIEGEFQQLDRDHPVTELWQVYAGRAQGRTSPDQITLFDSVGFAIEDFAALRYVRDLLPRTGLFEKLDLLADPDDPRDLFGMILRSAGADDRAA, from the coding sequence ATGACCGTGACCCCCATCAACCTGAATCCGTCGGACCTGGCTTACGTTCCCTTTGTCAGCGTCGACAACATGATGCGCAACGTGCGCGCCGTCGGCGTGGAAGCCTTCATGCGCGGCCTTGCCGAGTACATCGAGCAGGATTTCCTGCGCTGGGAGAGTTTCGACAAGAAGCCGCGTATTCCCGCCCACGCGCCCCAGGGCGTGATCGAACTGATGCCGACCAGCGACGGCAAGACATTCGGCTTCAAATACGTCAACGGCCATCCGGGCAATACCAGCTCCGGCCTGCAGACCGTGACCGGCTTCGGTGTCCTGGCCAACCTGACCACCGGATATCCGGTTCTGTTCACCGAGATGACCATCCTCACCGCCCTGCGCACGGCGGCGAACTCGGCCCTGGCGGCGAAATATCTCGCGCCCAAGGGCTCCAAGACGATGGCGATCATCGGCAACGGCGCCCAGTCCGATTTCCAGTGCCTGGCCTTCAAGGAGCTGCTCGGGATCACGGATATCCGGGCCTACGACATCGAAACGGGCGCCAGCCTCCGCCTCGCCCGCAATCTGGCCGATAGCGGCCTCAACGTGACCATCTGCAAGACGCCGGAAGACGCCATCGAGGGCGCGCAGATCATCACGACCGTCACCGCGGACAAGAAATCCGCGACAATCCTGACCGACAACATGGTCGGGGCCGGAGTTCACATCAACGCGGTCGGCGGCGACTGTCCGGGCAAGACCGAGCTGCACCGGGACATCCTGCTGAGATCCGACATTTTCGTCGAATTTCCGGATCAGACCCATATCGAGGGCGAATTCCAGCAGCTGGACCGCGATCATCCGGTTACCGAGCTCTGGCAGGTCTACGCCGGCAGGGCCCAGGGCCGCACCTCGCCGGACCAGATCACCCTTTTCGACAGTGTCGGCTTCGCCATAGAGGATTTCGCCGCGCTCCGTTACGTGCGCGATCTGCTTCCCAGGACAGGGCTCTTCGAAAAACTCGATCTCCTGGCGGACCCGGACGATCCGCGCGATCTCTTCGGCATGATCCTGCGCTCCGCCGGTGCCGATGATCGGGCGGCCTGA